In a genomic window of beta proteobacterium MWH-UniP1:
- the truB gene encoding tRNA pseudouridine(55) synthase TruB has translation MSDSERTVAMQVLVRPPKKQRVPVDGVLLLDKPVGPSSSRVLGHVKHLLSAAKAGHGGTLDPMASGLLPIMFGEATKYAAEGLDADKTYVAQIALGAQTTTGDREGDVIAQAAVPSTLSVQQVTDVLARFLGPQKQTPPLYSAIKKDGRPLYDYARAGERVEREPRSIVIHELSLQDMTLPNLQVLVKCSKGTYVRTLAEDIGAALGLPAHLHSLRRVGVGSITADDMVSLVAFEQASDQERLLLLKPVDWLIRDWPQVVLGAAQVRRFVHGQSVMLADSVLPAVVRVKTQSGDFIGTGRVDTHHLLSPERVRVLSS, from the coding sequence ATGAGTGATTCTGAGCGCACGGTGGCGATGCAGGTTCTGGTGCGGCCCCCTAAAAAACAACGTGTGCCTGTTGACGGGGTTTTATTGTTAGATAAGCCGGTTGGGCCATCGTCAAGCCGGGTGCTGGGCCATGTGAAGCATTTGTTGTCGGCCGCAAAGGCAGGTCATGGCGGCACGCTTGACCCAATGGCCAGCGGTCTTTTGCCGATCATGTTCGGCGAGGCGACCAAGTACGCTGCTGAGGGTCTGGACGCGGACAAAACGTATGTGGCGCAGATTGCGCTCGGTGCGCAGACCACAACGGGCGATCGTGAAGGCGATGTGATTGCGCAGGCGGCTGTGCCATCAACATTGTCGGTGCAACAGGTGACCGACGTCTTAGCCCGTTTTTTGGGGCCGCAAAAGCAGACGCCACCTTTGTATTCGGCGATTAAAAAAGATGGCCGGCCTTTGTACGATTACGCCCGTGCTGGTGAGCGTGTGGAGCGTGAGCCGAGATCCATTGTGATTCATGAGCTGTCGTTGCAGGACATGACGCTGCCCAATCTTCAGGTGCTGGTGAAGTGCAGCAAGGGTACTTATGTGCGCACCCTTGCAGAAGATATTGGTGCCGCCTTGGGTCTGCCCGCCCATCTGCACAGTCTGCGTCGTGTGGGGGTGGGGTCGATTACAGCAGACGATATGGTCAGCCTTGTGGCGTTTGAGCAGGCCAGTGACCAGGAGCGATTGTTGTTGTTAAAGCCAGTGGATTGGTTGATTCGGGATTGGCCGCAAGTGGTGTTGGGTGCGGCCCAGGTTCGGCGATTTGTTCATGGCCAGTCGGTGATGCTCGCAGACAGTGTCTTGCCGGCAGTTGTCCGAGTGAAAACCCAGTCAGGTGACTTTATTGGCACCGGCCGTGTTGACACGCATCATTTGTTGAGCCCTGAACGGGTTCGTGTTTTATCTTCTTAG
- the rbfA gene encoding 30S ribosome-binding factor RbfA encodes MRGHSPKASGRGHRVADQIQKDLSELIRLEVKDPRLGLVTITDVEVTPDYAHAKIFYSVLPDDAEQLKKTAEGLAACRGFLRGKLGRMLKIHTTPELHFVRDDSTARAIAMSELIDRAVAGRSTDD; translated from the coding sequence TTGCGCGGACACTCTCCTAAGGCATCCGGCCGGGGTCATCGGGTCGCGGATCAGATTCAGAAAGATTTGTCTGAACTGATCCGGCTCGAGGTCAAAGACCCAAGGCTTGGTCTTGTGACCATTACCGATGTTGAAGTCACACCGGATTACGCCCACGCCAAGATCTTTTATAGCGTGTTGCCCGATGACGCAGAACAATTAAAAAAGACCGCGGAGGGGCTAGCCGCCTGCCGGGGTTTTTTGCGTGGCAAGCTGGGCCGCATGTTGAAGATTCACACCACGCCTGAGCTGCATTTTGTTCGCGACGATTCCACTGCACGCGCGATTGCCATGAGCGAACTGATCGATCGCGCGGTTGCTGGCCGATCGACCGATGATTGA
- the infB gene encoding translation initiation factor IF-2, which produces MAADNVEKFAAELKVPVDTLLEQLKSAGVEKSSAKDVLSEADKEQLLTSLRKAHGAADAPRKKITLTKRQTTEIKQADGSGKSRTIQVEVRKKRVFVKRDATEVDAAEAAPAVESPVSVVSEEELAQREAESRRQSELLARQEAELKEKQERLERERAREAQALKDAEEAERLAQQTVADASETDKAAAEQAANEVKERARLAAEDAAKSVQARRAVEDEVAAINRLMNAARTGKLAATAKAAEKAPEKAADAASTTLHKPAAKPGEKAEEEKPKEKKSEKQLKSSKLSSTWQEDAAKKRAIKTRGDTSGGAGGWRAGPRGKNKHASQEPSNFVAPTEPQIHDVHVPETITVADLAHKMSVKGAEVVKTLMQMGQMVTINQVLDQETAMIVVEEMGHKAFAAKLDDPEAFLEDAEAEKVAQATAVTRPPVVTIMGHVDHGKTSLLDYIRRTKVAAGEAGGITQHIGAYHVETPRGVITFLDTPGHEAFTAMRARGANATDIVILVVAADDGVMPQTKEAIAHAKAAGVPIVVAINKIDKPEANPDRVKTELVAEEVVPEEYGGDSPFIAVSAKTGQGIDELLENVLLQAEVLELKAPVETLAKGLVVEARIDKGRGPVASILVQSGTLKKGDVILAGAAFGRVRAMLDENGRPVETAGPSIPVEILGMTEVPQAGDEVMVLGDERKAREIALFRQGKFRDVRLAKQQAAKLENIFENMGEGAKTLSLIIKSDVQGSQEALSASMQKLSTDEVKVNIVHAAVGAITESDINLAIASKAVVIGFNVRADQSAKRLAEGNGIDLRYYTIIYDAVDDVKSAMQGMLAPERKENVIGLVEIRQVFKVSRIGNIAGCMVLEGVIRRGAQVRLLRNNVVVWTGELDTLKRFKDDAKEVKEGFECGLTLKNYDDIQEGDQLEVFEIQEIARTLS; this is translated from the coding sequence ATGGCCGCTGATAATGTTGAAAAATTTGCAGCGGAGCTAAAGGTTCCGGTCGATACTCTGCTCGAGCAGCTGAAGTCTGCTGGCGTAGAGAAGTCGTCGGCCAAGGATGTGCTGAGCGAGGCAGACAAAGAGCAGTTGCTGACGTCGTTGCGTAAGGCCCATGGCGCCGCAGATGCTCCGCGCAAGAAAATCACCCTGACCAAGCGTCAGACGACTGAAATCAAACAGGCCGACGGCTCTGGCAAATCCCGCACCATTCAGGTGGAAGTCCGCAAAAAGCGGGTCTTTGTGAAGCGTGATGCTACGGAAGTTGATGCGGCAGAGGCAGCACCTGCAGTTGAGTCGCCGGTGTCGGTTGTGTCAGAAGAAGAGCTGGCCCAGCGCGAAGCAGAGAGCCGTCGACAGTCTGAGTTGTTGGCCCGCCAAGAAGCTGAACTTAAAGAAAAACAAGAGCGCCTTGAGCGTGAGCGTGCCCGCGAGGCCCAGGCCCTAAAAGATGCGGAAGAGGCCGAGCGCCTTGCCCAGCAGACAGTAGCGGATGCATCCGAGACTGACAAAGCCGCTGCAGAGCAGGCGGCAAACGAAGTCAAAGAGCGCGCGCGACTGGCCGCTGAAGATGCAGCGAAATCGGTGCAGGCACGGCGTGCCGTTGAAGATGAGGTCGCTGCGATCAATCGGCTCATGAACGCTGCCCGCACCGGTAAGCTTGCGGCCACTGCGAAAGCAGCCGAAAAAGCGCCAGAAAAAGCCGCTGACGCCGCCTCGACCACACTGCACAAGCCTGCGGCCAAGCCTGGCGAAAAGGCTGAAGAAGAGAAACCCAAAGAGAAGAAGTCGGAAAAGCAGCTCAAGTCTTCGAAGCTTTCGTCGACATGGCAAGAAGATGCTGCCAAGAAGCGGGCGATCAAAACCCGTGGAGACACCTCGGGTGGTGCCGGTGGCTGGCGCGCTGGTCCGCGTGGCAAAAATAAGCACGCATCGCAAGAGCCCAGCAACTTCGTTGCGCCAACGGAGCCTCAGATTCATGATGTTCATGTTCCCGAGACCATCACCGTGGCCGATCTTGCCCACAAAATGTCGGTCAAGGGTGCCGAAGTGGTGAAGACTTTGATGCAGATGGGCCAGATGGTGACCATCAATCAAGTGCTCGACCAAGAGACGGCCATGATTGTGGTCGAAGAAATGGGTCACAAGGCATTTGCGGCAAAGCTTGATGATCCTGAAGCCTTCTTGGAAGACGCTGAAGCGGAGAAGGTTGCCCAGGCAACTGCCGTAACGCGTCCGCCGGTGGTGACCATCATGGGTCACGTGGACCATGGTAAGACCTCGTTGCTCGATTACATCCGTCGCACCAAGGTTGCCGCAGGCGAGGCCGGTGGCATTACTCAGCATATTGGTGCTTACCATGTGGAAACACCGCGCGGTGTCATTACCTTTCTGGACACACCAGGCCACGAGGCCTTTACCGCCATGCGGGCCCGTGGTGCCAATGCCACGGACATCGTAATTCTGGTGGTGGCAGCTGACGACGGCGTGATGCCCCAGACCAAAGAGGCGATCGCCCACGCCAAGGCAGCAGGTGTGCCGATCGTGGTGGCCATCAACAAGATTGATAAACCCGAAGCCAATCCAGATCGCGTCAAAACCGAACTGGTCGCTGAAGAGGTGGTGCCTGAAGAGTACGGTGGTGATTCGCCGTTCATTGCTGTGTCGGCCAAGACCGGCCAAGGCATTGATGAGCTGTTGGAAAACGTATTGCTTCAGGCGGAAGTCTTGGAACTGAAAGCACCGGTTGAAACCCTGGCCAAGGGACTCGTGGTCGAGGCCCGTATTGACAAGGGTCGCGGTCCGGTTGCCAGTATCTTGGTCCAATCGGGCACGCTGAAAAAAGGCGACGTCATTTTGGCGGGTGCAGCCTTTGGCCGCGTGCGGGCTATGTTGGACGAAAACGGGCGCCCTGTAGAAACGGCTGGCCCATCCATCCCAGTCGAAATTCTGGGTATGACCGAGGTGCCGCAGGCCGGTGACGAAGTCATGGTCCTGGGGGACGAGCGCAAGGCACGTGAGATCGCGCTGTTCCGTCAGGGCAAGTTCCGTGATGTTCGTCTGGCCAAACAGCAGGCCGCCAAGCTTGAAAACATCTTTGAAAACATGGGCGAGGGCGCCAAGACGCTGTCACTCATCATCAAGTCAGACGTTCAGGGTTCACAAGAAGCCTTGTCCGCCTCGATGCAAAAGCTCTCGACTGACGAAGTCAAGGTCAACATCGTGCACGCCGCAGTCGGTGCGATCACCGAGTCGGACATTAACCTGGCCATCGCCTCTAAGGCGGTGGTGATTGGTTTTAATGTGCGTGCCGACCAAAGCGCTAAGCGATTGGCCGAGGGCAATGGCATTGACCTGCGTTACTACACCATCATCTATGACGCAGTCGATGATGTGAAGAGCGCCATGCAGGGTATGTTGGCACCCGAGCGTAAAGAGAACGTGATCGGTCTTGTCGAAATTCGTCAGGTCTTCAAAGTTTCCCGCATTGGCAACATTGCTGGCTGTATGGTCTTAGAAGGCGTGATTCGCCGTGGCGCCCAGGTCCGTCTGCTGCGTAATAACGTGGTGGTGTGGACGGGGGAACTCGACACCTTGAAACGCTTCAAGGATGACGCCAAGGAAGTCAAAGAAGGCTTTGAGTGTGGCTTAACACTCAAGAACTACGATGACATCCAAGAGGGTGATCAGCTCGAAGTCTTTGAGATTCAGGAAATTGCGCGGACACTCTCCTAA
- the nusA gene encoding transcription termination factor NusA: MSRELLMLADALAREKNVERSIVFQALESALASATKKRFTDEVDVRVSIDQTSGEYESFRRWQVVPDGELEDHDLQIILTEARKQIPDIEVGDFIEEELEPIEFGRIGAQAAKQVILQRIREAEREQILKDFLERGEVIINGTVKRLERGDVIVESGKIEARLPRDQMIPKENLRPGDRVRAYMQRVERTQRGPQIILSRTAPEFIMKLFEMEVPEIEQGMLIIKSAARDPGVRAKIAVFTADRRIDPIGTCVGVRGSRVQAVTHELAGERVDIVLWSEDPAEFVIGALAPANVSSIVVDEERHAMDVVVDEAELAVAIGRGGQNVRLASDLTGWQINIMTADESAEKSETERQALRQTFMEKLDVDGEVADILIDEGFSTLEEVAYVPVSEMLEIEAFDEDTVNELRNRARNSLLTAAIVQEEKLETTAQDLLDLDGMDRDLAVKLADAKIYTRDDLADLGVDELMEIASMEEGRAKELIMKARAHWFADETTEAGGSTDGR, encoded by the coding sequence ATGAGTCGTGAATTATTAATGTTGGCCGATGCACTCGCCCGTGAAAAAAACGTTGAGCGAAGCATTGTGTTCCAAGCGCTGGAGAGCGCCTTGGCATCTGCCACCAAGAAGCGTTTCACCGACGAGGTGGATGTTCGTGTCTCGATTGACCAGACATCGGGTGAGTACGAGAGCTTTCGCCGTTGGCAAGTCGTGCCAGATGGTGAGTTAGAAGATCACGATTTGCAGATCATTCTGACCGAGGCCCGCAAACAAATTCCGGATATCGAAGTGGGTGACTTCATTGAAGAAGAGCTCGAGCCCATTGAGTTCGGTCGAATCGGTGCCCAGGCCGCCAAGCAGGTGATTTTGCAGCGCATCCGCGAGGCCGAGCGCGAGCAAATCCTGAAAGACTTTTTAGAGCGTGGCGAAGTCATCATCAACGGCACCGTCAAGCGTCTTGAGCGCGGTGATGTCATTGTGGAGTCCGGCAAGATTGAAGCCCGTCTGCCCCGAGACCAGATGATTCCGAAAGAGAATCTCCGCCCTGGTGATCGTGTGCGCGCTTATATGCAGCGTGTCGAGCGCACACAGCGTGGCCCGCAGATTATTTTGTCGCGCACCGCCCCTGAATTCATCATGAAACTCTTTGAGATGGAAGTGCCCGAGATTGAGCAGGGCATGCTCATCATCAAATCCGCAGCCCGTGACCCGGGCGTGCGCGCCAAGATCGCGGTCTTTACGGCGGATCGTCGTATTGATCCAATCGGTACTTGCGTTGGTGTTCGTGGTTCTCGCGTACAGGCGGTCACCCACGAGTTGGCTGGTGAGCGTGTGGACATCGTGCTCTGGTCGGAAGATCCGGCTGAGTTTGTGATTGGTGCCTTGGCACCAGCAAATGTGTCCTCGATTGTGGTGGACGAAGAGCGTCATGCCATGGATGTGGTGGTCGACGAAGCCGAGCTTGCTGTGGCGATTGGCCGCGGCGGGCAAAACGTGCGCCTTGCGTCTGACCTAACCGGCTGGCAGATCAACATCATGACAGCCGATGAATCGGCTGAGAAATCTGAGACTGAGCGTCAGGCCCTGCGTCAGACCTTCATGGAAAAACTCGATGTGGATGGGGAGGTCGCCGATATTCTGATCGACGAGGGCTTCTCTACACTCGAGGAAGTGGCCTATGTGCCCGTGAGTGAAATGCTTGAAATCGAAGCGTTTGACGAAGACACCGTGAATGAGCTTCGCAATCGTGCGCGTAACTCGCTGCTGACTGCAGCGATCGTTCAAGAAGAGAAGTTAGAAACCACAGCTCAGGATCTGTTGGATCTCGACGGCATGGATCGTGATTTGGCGGTGAAACTTGCCGACGCAAAAATCTATACCCGTGATGATCTTGCCGACCTTGGCGTGGATGAGTTGATGGAAATCGCCTCGATGGAAGAGGGCCGCGCAAAAGAGTTGATCATGAAGGCGCGTGCGCACTGGTTTGCCGACGAAACAACAGAAGCGGGGGGTTCTACGGATGGCCGCTGA
- the rimP gene encoding ribosome maturation factor RimP, with product MADLWQVVGTAAQDLGFELIDLERTPGGVMRVYIDSLDIDKLITVDDCESLSRQLVHLLPVEGFDFQRLEVSSPGMDRPLTKHAHYVRFAGLPIKLRLRMPLEGRRNFEGVLRVSPSGELSMEYEGKGGEMMQLNFEISDVERARLVPEYKF from the coding sequence ATGGCAGATCTTTGGCAGGTGGTCGGCACGGCCGCGCAAGACTTGGGCTTTGAGCTCATTGACTTGGAGAGAACTCCAGGTGGTGTCATGCGCGTTTATATCGATTCGCTCGACATCGACAAGCTCATCACCGTTGACGATTGTGAATCGCTATCTCGGCAGCTGGTGCATCTGCTTCCGGTCGAGGGTTTTGATTTCCAGCGCCTAGAGGTGTCGTCTCCGGGAATGGATCGGCCGCTCACCAAGCATGCCCACTATGTGCGTTTTGCTGGCCTGCCGATCAAGCTTCGGCTTCGCATGCCGCTGGAAGGCCGACGGAATTTTGAAGGGGTGTTGCGTGTCTCGCCTTCGGGAGAACTCTCGATGGAGTACGAAGGCAAGGGTGGCGAGATGATGCAATTGAATTTTGAGATCAGTGATGTCGAGCGGGCCCGTCTGGTGCCTGAGTACAAGTTTTAG
- a CDS encoding pseudouridine synthase, producing the protein MKPQDGLESEDEMQGTQEPSDQAESKDTAVDPLSAAAAAAEPEADPIPFYAAKGTSPRVGGPSRAGLDYDPPKLHKVLADAGVGSRREMEELILAGRVSVNGTPAHIGQRILHTDQVKVNGKPIRIRVAPPPVRVLAYHKPAGEIVTRDDPQHRVTVFKKLPPAKFGRWIAVGRLDLNTEGLLLFTTSGDLANRLMHPRSQVEREYAVRLLGELTPEAREELMQGVELDDGIAKFESIEDAGGEGANHWVRVVITEGRNREVRRMFEKVGLTVSRLIRIRYGQIALPSNLRRGQSVDLAEPDIQALCQSVGLRAGGQDQAGQAKRRGAGRNGPGPGRGPKAPGMGAGGMKGGRGPRPNRNQEWHSPSSVARQRDDDRPLDDGVDLNEPHPDDDWQPSGPDAHLSHLGGRHKPRQGSKKPNPLQTSWGAAKPMSGALSAPQRPGGAGKKGRPGGGPGRKGPPRPGGGRPGGFRGKKGPTA; encoded by the coding sequence ATGAAACCCCAAGACGGCCTTGAATCGGAAGACGAGATGCAAGGCACTCAGGAGCCATCAGATCAGGCCGAGTCGAAAGACACTGCAGTCGATCCATTGAGTGCTGCTGCCGCGGCCGCAGAGCCAGAGGCTGATCCAATTCCGTTTTATGCCGCTAAAGGTACCAGTCCCAGAGTGGGCGGGCCTTCGCGGGCTGGTCTGGATTATGACCCGCCAAAACTTCACAAGGTCTTGGCCGATGCCGGTGTGGGTTCACGGCGTGAGATGGAAGAGCTGATCCTGGCTGGCCGTGTATCGGTCAATGGCACGCCTGCCCATATTGGCCAGCGCATCCTGCATACCGATCAAGTCAAGGTCAACGGCAAACCAATTCGAATTCGTGTCGCGCCACCGCCCGTGCGCGTGTTGGCTTATCACAAGCCAGCTGGTGAAATTGTCACGCGTGACGATCCCCAACATCGGGTCACAGTCTTTAAAAAACTCCCACCTGCAAAGTTTGGCCGCTGGATTGCCGTTGGCCGTCTGGACTTGAACACCGAAGGCTTATTGCTCTTCACAACATCGGGTGATTTGGCCAATCGGCTCATGCATCCCCGTTCTCAAGTTGAGCGCGAATATGCGGTCAGGCTGCTTGGTGAACTCACGCCAGAAGCCCGCGAAGAATTAATGCAGGGCGTTGAGCTCGATGACGGCATCGCAAAGTTTGAAAGCATTGAAGACGCCGGCGGCGAGGGTGCCAACCACTGGGTTCGCGTGGTGATCACCGAGGGCCGTAATCGCGAAGTTCGACGCATGTTTGAAAAAGTGGGCTTAACCGTTAGCCGATTGATTCGCATTCGTTACGGCCAAATCGCTTTGCCGTCCAATCTTCGCCGCGGCCAATCAGTGGATCTTGCCGAGCCAGACATTCAGGCCTTGTGTCAGTCGGTTGGCCTGCGCGCCGGCGGTCAGGATCAGGCGGGTCAGGCCAAGCGTCGTGGCGCTGGCCGAAATGGTCCCGGCCCGGGCCGTGGACCAAAGGCACCCGGGATGGGGGCTGGCGGCATGAAGGGTGGCCGTGGGCCTCGACCCAACCGAAACCAGGAGTGGCACTCGCCAAGCAGCGTGGCGCGGCAGCGCGACGATGATCGGCCATTGGATGATGGTGTTGATCTCAACGAGCCACACCCAGACGACGACTGGCAGCCCAGCGGGCCAGATGCCCACCTATCCCACTTGGGCGGTCGCCACAAACCCCGCCAGGGATCAAAAAAACCCAACCCCTTGCAAACATCTTGGGGGGCAGCCAAACCGATGTCGGGTGCTCTGTCTGCGCCCCAGCGGCCTGGAGGTGCCGGCAAAAAGGGCCGGCCAGGCGGTGGTCCGGGTCGGAAAGGGCCGCCCAGGCCGGGCGGTGGTCGTCCGGGGGGCTTTCGCGGGAAAAAGGGCCCCACAGCCTAG
- the acs gene encoding acetate--CoA ligase, producing the protein MAIQSVMQESRIFPPPAEFASKARLGSMEAYNAMCKEAEADYAGFWAKHARAEVLWKKPFTKTLDDSKAPFYKWFDDGLLNVSYNCLDRHVEAGNGDKVALIFEADGGEVSRVTYKDLYHRVCRLANAIKAMGYKKGDRALIYMPMSVEGVVAMQACARLGVIHSVVFGGFSAKSLQERVVDAGATLIIAADEQCRGGKAIPLKPAVDEAFSLGGCEAVKHVIVYRRTGGNVSMTAGRDVYMDDIMKGQPESCEPEWVEAEHPLFILYTSGSTGKPKGVQHSSGGYLLHAIMTMKYTFDLQANDVFWCTADIGWVTGHTYITYGPLACGGTEIVFEGVPTYPDAGRFWKMIQDHKVSIFYTAPTAIRSLIKASEATPTTAPKNYDLSSLRLLGSVGEPINPEAWMWYYNNVGGGRCPIVDTFWQTETGGHMITPMPGATPLVPGSCTLPFPGIQAAIVDEAGHDVPNGQGGILVVKKPWPSMIRTIWGDPDRFVKSYYPEELGGRLYLAGDGAIRDKDTGYFTIMGRIDDVLNVSGHRMGTMEIESALVANPLVAEAAVVGRPDDTTGEAIVAFVVLKGARPSGEDAKKVATDLRNWVGKEIGPIAKPKEIRFGDNLPKTRSGKIMRRLLRTLAKGEEITQDTSTLENPAILDQLKQST; encoded by the coding sequence ATGGCAATTCAATCGGTAATGCAGGAAAGCCGGATTTTCCCTCCGCCGGCAGAGTTCGCATCGAAAGCACGACTGGGCAGCATGGAGGCCTACAACGCCATGTGCAAAGAGGCCGAGGCCGATTACGCGGGCTTTTGGGCCAAGCACGCACGTGCTGAAGTGCTGTGGAAAAAACCGTTTACCAAAACACTCGATGACAGCAAGGCGCCGTTTTACAAATGGTTCGATGATGGCCTGTTAAATGTTTCTTATAACTGTCTAGATCGCCATGTCGAGGCCGGCAATGGCGATAAGGTCGCGTTAATTTTTGAAGCCGATGGCGGCGAAGTCTCTCGTGTCACCTACAAAGATTTGTATCACCGTGTCTGTCGATTGGCCAACGCCATCAAAGCGATGGGCTACAAAAAGGGTGACCGTGCACTGATTTACATGCCCATGTCTGTTGAGGGCGTGGTGGCGATGCAGGCCTGTGCACGTTTGGGCGTGATTCACTCGGTGGTGTTCGGGGGCTTTTCTGCAAAAAGCCTGCAAGAGCGTGTGGTCGATGCGGGTGCCACGCTCATCATTGCTGCTGATGAGCAGTGCCGGGGCGGCAAGGCAATTCCCCTAAAGCCTGCTGTTGACGAAGCCTTCTCTCTCGGTGGCTGTGAGGCAGTGAAACACGTCATTGTGTATCGGCGCACGGGCGGCAATGTGTCGATGACCGCAGGCCGTGATGTCTACATGGACGACATCATGAAAGGCCAGCCGGAGTCCTGTGAGCCGGAGTGGGTCGAGGCAGAGCATCCGCTCTTCATCCTCTACACATCAGGATCCACCGGTAAGCCCAAAGGCGTTCAGCATTCATCAGGTGGCTATTTGCTTCACGCCATCATGACCATGAAGTACACCTTTGACCTGCAGGCCAATGATGTCTTCTGGTGTACCGCCGATATCGGTTGGGTGACTGGCCACACTTACATCACCTATGGCCCGCTGGCCTGTGGTGGCACAGAGATTGTGTTTGAGGGTGTGCCAACGTATCCCGATGCAGGCCGCTTTTGGAAAATGATTCAAGACCACAAGGTCTCGATCTTTTATACAGCGCCCACTGCGATTCGTTCTTTGATCAAGGCTTCCGAGGCAACGCCCACCACCGCACCGAAGAATTACGACTTGTCGTCGCTGCGTCTTTTGGGTTCCGTGGGTGAACCGATCAACCCAGAGGCATGGATGTGGTACTACAACAATGTTGGTGGTGGCCGCTGCCCAATTGTCGATACTTTCTGGCAGACCGAAACGGGTGGTCACATGATCACGCCCATGCCGGGTGCCACGCCCTTAGTGCCAGGTTCTTGCACGCTTCCGTTCCCCGGTATTCAGGCAGCGATCGTTGACGAAGCAGGCCATGATGTGCCCAACGGACAGGGCGGCATTTTGGTGGTGAAAAAGCCGTGGCCTTCGATGATTCGCACAATTTGGGGTGACCCGGATCGTTTCGTGAAGAGCTACTACCCCGAAGAGCTGGGTGGTCGGCTTTATCTGGCGGGCGACGGTGCGATTCGTGACAAAGACACCGGTTACTTCACCATCATGGGCCGTATTGATGATGTGTTGAACGTGTCGGGGCATCGTATGGGCACCATGGAAATTGAATCCGCCCTGGTGGCCAATCCCCTGGTGGCCGAGGCCGCGGTGGTGGGCCGCCCCGATGACACCACGGGTGAGGCGATTGTGGCCTTTGTGGTGCTCAAGGGTGCCCGTCCCTCTGGCGAGGATGCCAAGAAGGTGGCCACCGATCTGCGCAACTGGGTGGGTAAGGAAATCGGTCCGATTGCCAAGCCAAAAGAAATTCGGTTTGGGGACAACCTTCCGAAGACCCGTTCGGGCAAGATCATGCGTCGTCTTCTGCGCACCTTGGCCAAGGGCGAGGAAATCACTCAAGACACCTCGACGCTGGAAAATCCAGCCATCCTGGATCAATTGAAACAGTCCACCTAG